A single Natrinema sp. HArc-T2 DNA region contains:
- the trxA gene encoding thioredoxin, whose product MTDDQTLEEIRQRKLEELRDRAAGEAPAESAQESPAEPISIHGSAELDDTVAEHDVVLVDFYADWCGPCQMLEPVVETIAAETDAAVAKVDIDANQQLAAQYNVRGVPTLVLFSDGQPAEQLVGMQQEGQLRSLVGKYT is encoded by the coding sequence ATGACCGACGATCAAACGCTCGAGGAGATTCGCCAACGGAAACTCGAGGAGCTTCGCGACCGCGCGGCAGGCGAAGCACCCGCAGAGTCGGCACAGGAGAGTCCGGCGGAGCCGATTTCGATCCACGGGTCGGCGGAGCTCGACGACACTGTCGCGGAACACGACGTCGTCCTCGTTGACTTCTACGCCGACTGGTGTGGGCCGTGTCAGATGCTCGAGCCGGTTGTCGAGACGATCGCCGCCGAGACCGACGCGGCCGTCGCGAAGGTCGACATCGACGCAAACCAGCAACTCGCCGCTCAATACAATGTCCGTGGCGTCCCGACGCTCGTGCTGTTTTCGGACGGTCAGCCCGCCGAACAGCTCGTCGGCATGCAACAGGAAGGGCAGCTTCGCAGCCTCGTCGGGAAATATACCTGA
- a CDS encoding NAD(P)/FAD-dependent oxidoreductase, translating into MSTDPSTSHDYEVAVVGGGPAGLTSALYTTRLGHETAVFDRGGGRAAMMQETHNVIGVPESISGNEFLQTAIEQIKSYGADYRTEFVTSIDRRDDGAFELETAGETVTAEAVVLATGFSDGRPEPPLPRTGRGLHYCLHCDAYMFVDEPVYVMGHDDSAAIVAMIMLNYTDDVDILLRGDEPTWSDETATQLEGHPVDIIEAEVTGIQNGDDGWLEAIEFEDGTVREYRGGFAMYGSEYNNELATSLGAELNDDGTVAVDDHGRTSVDGLYAVGDLTPGHNQVPVAMGQGAQAGIAIHMSLREFPKSVEELEAEGAVEPQDVPGIAPDLRQQANEHSSAEGD; encoded by the coding sequence ATGTCTACTGATCCATCCACATCCCACGACTACGAGGTTGCTGTCGTCGGCGGTGGTCCCGCCGGCCTGACGAGCGCGCTGTATACGACACGACTCGGGCACGAAACCGCCGTCTTCGATCGCGGTGGTGGTCGTGCCGCAATGATGCAAGAGACCCACAACGTCATCGGCGTTCCCGAATCAATATCGGGCAACGAGTTCCTCCAGACCGCCATCGAGCAGATCAAATCCTACGGCGCGGACTACCGCACGGAGTTCGTCACCAGCATCGACCGCCGCGACGACGGCGCGTTCGAACTCGAGACGGCTGGCGAAACCGTCACCGCCGAAGCCGTCGTGCTCGCGACCGGCTTTTCCGACGGTCGGCCCGAGCCACCGCTGCCCCGGACCGGTCGCGGCCTGCACTACTGTCTGCACTGCGATGCGTACATGTTCGTCGACGAGCCGGTGTACGTGATGGGCCACGACGACAGCGCCGCCATCGTCGCGATGATCATGCTCAACTACACCGACGACGTCGATATCCTGTTGCGCGGCGACGAGCCCACCTGGAGCGACGAGACGGCGACCCAGCTCGAGGGCCACCCCGTCGACATCATCGAAGCGGAGGTCACCGGCATTCAGAACGGTGACGACGGCTGGCTCGAGGCCATCGAGTTCGAGGACGGCACCGTCCGCGAGTACAGGGGCGGGTTCGCGATGTACGGCTCCGAGTACAACAACGAACTGGCGACGTCGCTCGGCGCGGAACTCAACGACGACGGGACGGTCGCCGTCGACGACCACGGTCGGACGTCGGTCGACGGCCTGTACGCCGTCGGCGACCTGACGCCGGGGCACAATCAGGTCCCCGTCGCGATGGGACAGGGGGCACAGGCCGGCATCGCGATCCACATGAGTCTGCGCGAGTTCCCGAAATCGGTCGAAGAGCTCGAGGCCGAGGGCGCAGTCGAGCCACAGGACGTTCCCGGAATCGCACCCGATCTGCGCCAGCAGGCAAACGAGCACTCGTCGGCCGAAGGCGACTGA
- a CDS encoding UbiA family prenyltransferase — protein MALARHGTGMGGTARALWSQVHPVFMTPPLAASLFGAILAGTVDPLLAAIHLVAMFAAVYTAHVKDGYVDFYVRGEDDDHPLTERGCRLALGLSTATVALCCVALAVLVNAVAVALVVPTWVIAYHHAPQLDTNPVTATSGYPLGIALSLLGGYYVQATTISPVALAFAVVFLVLLSGIKVIDDAQDYAYDRSIEKRTVAVAVGPGRAYDVAYGLMAIALMAVAGFAAVRLFPVTALLAALVFAGVAGIARRAGPELATMLLIRGSYLFLAVLVAAVQFEPLSGFV, from the coding sequence ATGGCCCTCGCGAGGCACGGGACCGGGATGGGCGGGACGGCTCGAGCGCTCTGGTCACAGGTCCACCCTGTCTTCATGACGCCGCCGCTGGCCGCGTCGCTGTTCGGTGCGATCCTCGCCGGCACTGTCGATCCGCTGCTCGCGGCGATTCATCTCGTTGCGATGTTCGCAGCAGTCTATACGGCTCACGTCAAAGACGGCTACGTCGATTTCTACGTTCGGGGTGAGGACGACGACCATCCGTTGACTGAACGGGGATGTCGGCTCGCACTCGGGTTGTCGACGGCGACGGTCGCGCTGTGCTGTGTCGCCCTCGCTGTGCTCGTCAACGCCGTCGCGGTCGCGCTCGTCGTTCCGACGTGGGTGATCGCCTACCATCACGCACCACAACTGGATACGAACCCAGTGACGGCAACTTCCGGCTACCCGCTCGGGATCGCCCTCTCGCTGCTCGGCGGGTACTACGTGCAGGCGACGACGATTTCGCCCGTCGCGCTCGCGTTCGCTGTCGTCTTCCTCGTCCTTCTTTCGGGCATCAAGGTGATCGACGACGCACAAGACTACGCGTACGACCGGTCGATCGAGAAACGAACCGTCGCGGTCGCAGTCGGCCCCGGTCGTGCCTACGACGTCGCTTATGGGTTGATGGCTATCGCCCTGATGGCCGTCGCCGGGTTCGCCGCCGTGCGGTTGTTCCCCGTTACGGCGCTTCTCGCGGCGCTCGTGTTCGCAGGGGTCGCGGGAATCGCACGACGGGCCGGCCCCGAACTCGCGACCATGTTGCTCATCCGGGGCTCGTATCTCTTTCTCGCCGTGCTCGTCGCAGCCGTTCAGTTCGAGCCCCTTTCCGGGTTCGTCTGA
- a CDS encoding class I SAM-dependent methyltransferase, producing the protein MGHHTFDSSRADKLEQADRRYQFLSAEELLWALEPAATDTIVDLGSGTGFYTDVVAPHAGDVYAVDLQEEMHDYYRDKGIPENVDLVTTGVGDLPFEADAVDAAFSTMTYHEFASDDSLDEIRRVLTPGGRLVILDWAGTGSGEHGPPVDERYTADDAATALREHGFTIEHEAVRPETFLLVATLE; encoded by the coding sequence ATGGGACACCATACATTCGACTCCTCGCGAGCTGACAAGCTAGAACAGGCCGACCGGCGGTATCAATTCCTCTCGGCAGAAGAACTACTGTGGGCGCTCGAGCCCGCCGCGACCGATACGATCGTCGACCTCGGCAGTGGCACCGGATTCTACACCGACGTCGTCGCCCCACACGCAGGCGACGTGTACGCGGTCGACCTCCAGGAAGAGATGCACGACTACTATCGGGACAAAGGCATCCCCGAAAACGTCGATCTCGTCACGACCGGAGTGGGCGATCTGCCCTTCGAGGCTGACGCCGTCGACGCCGCGTTCTCGACGATGACCTACCACGAGTTCGCAAGTGACGACTCTCTCGACGAGATCCGCCGCGTCCTCACGCCCGGTGGCCGACTCGTCATCCTCGACTGGGCGGGAACCGGCTCCGGCGAGCACGGCCCGCCGGTCGACGAACGCTACACCGCTGATGACGCTGCAACCGCGCTTCGCGAGCACGGCTTTACCATCGAACACGAAGCCGTCCGCCCGGAGACGTTCCTGCTGGTCGCGACCCTCGAGTAA
- a CDS encoding DUF302 domain-containing protein yields the protein MTLPIDPSRVNPDDIGATQTTLEMDHEEAIEHVRAVFTDAGLGIPVEFSPSELLNEKVDADRDPYYVLGACNPSIADRALDASDGTIGALMPCNVVVWEEAPGTQRVYHVSIMRIARLVGMAPADDEMESIIADTGELVDEAFENL from the coding sequence ATGACGCTGCCTATCGATCCGAGCCGGGTCAATCCGGACGACATCGGCGCGACGCAGACGACTCTCGAGATGGACCACGAGGAAGCCATCGAGCACGTTCGTGCAGTGTTCACCGACGCTGGGCTCGGGATCCCCGTGGAGTTCTCACCCTCGGAGTTACTCAACGAGAAGGTCGACGCCGATCGCGATCCGTACTACGTCCTCGGCGCGTGCAATCCGTCGATCGCCGACCGCGCCCTCGATGCCAGCGATGGGACGATCGGCGCGCTGATGCCGTGTAACGTCGTCGTCTGGGAGGAAGCTCCCGGCACGCAGCGTGTCTACCACGTCTCGATCATGCGGATCGCACGGCTCGTCGGTATGGCACCGGCCGACGACGAAATGGAATCCATCATCGCGGACACCGGCGAACTCGTCGACGAAGCCTTCGAGAATCTCTAA
- a CDS encoding thiamine pyrophosphate-binding protein, whose protein sequence is MTGGYTGAALITDALESYGVDYVFGNPGTTELPIMNALAESDLEYRLGLHEDIAIGMAGGYAQRRRYHSHHNDSITPVGVANLHITPGLAHGLGNLYAAKIAGAPLVVTAGNHSTDFRHEEPILSGRLADMARQFCKWSDEVRDVAALPTMLRRAFRVALTPPTGPVFLALPLDVTMAETDAEPERLGPIPNAGGGDPAQLEHAADLLAEADEPVLVVGDGVARSGADAVAAAVDLAEATGARVHGEILSCEVDFPTDHEQWVSYLPTSEGLASMLMNTDTICFVGVSTNTTLTRHEEALFNPDTTCIHISDDAWQVGKNQPADAAVVGDPGLVLQDLAERAQSRLSDDVVADRLEAVADVNAMIEAKLGDYGEGDGDDPRASKAQLVDAMERVAGDAAIVDEGVTSKFVMLNRWDLEPEQYISNKGGGLGYGLPAAVGAAVAEAQRDDPQDVVGFVGDGSYQYYPHTIYSAARYDLDLTVVISDNRNYRILKDNTLALMGGEEDDYEFVGMDFEPEVDLVKNAESHGARAERVETPDEIEGALEDALARDGPDVLDVLVHD, encoded by the coding sequence ATGACAGGTGGCTACACCGGTGCAGCTCTCATTACTGACGCGCTTGAGTCCTACGGCGTCGACTACGTTTTCGGGAACCCGGGAACGACCGAGCTGCCGATCATGAACGCACTCGCGGAGAGCGATCTCGAGTACCGACTCGGCCTCCACGAGGACATCGCAATCGGGATGGCCGGTGGCTACGCCCAGCGCCGTCGGTACCATTCCCATCACAACGATTCGATCACGCCGGTTGGCGTAGCGAACCTCCACATCACGCCCGGGCTGGCCCACGGGCTTGGCAACCTCTACGCGGCGAAGATCGCCGGCGCGCCGCTGGTCGTGACCGCAGGCAATCACAGCACCGACTTCCGCCACGAGGAGCCGATCCTCTCGGGCCGACTGGCCGACATGGCCCGGCAGTTCTGCAAGTGGTCAGACGAGGTCCGCGACGTGGCGGCGCTGCCGACGATGCTCCGGCGGGCGTTCCGGGTGGCGCTGACACCGCCGACGGGCCCGGTCTTCCTCGCCTTGCCGCTGGACGTGACGATGGCCGAAACTGACGCCGAGCCCGAGCGGCTCGGCCCGATTCCGAACGCCGGTGGTGGTGATCCAGCACAACTCGAGCACGCCGCCGACCTGCTGGCCGAGGCGGACGAACCGGTGCTAGTCGTCGGCGATGGCGTCGCCCGATCAGGTGCCGACGCCGTCGCCGCGGCAGTCGACCTCGCGGAGGCGACAGGGGCGCGCGTCCACGGCGAAATCCTCTCTTGTGAGGTTGACTTCCCGACCGACCACGAGCAGTGGGTCTCGTATCTGCCGACGAGCGAGGGACTCGCTTCGATGCTGATGAACACCGATACGATCTGCTTCGTTGGCGTCTCGACGAACACGACGCTTACGCGTCACGAAGAGGCGCTGTTCAACCCCGACACGACCTGCATCCATATCAGCGACGACGCCTGGCAGGTCGGCAAGAACCAGCCCGCCGACGCGGCCGTCGTCGGCGATCCCGGACTCGTCCTGCAGGATCTCGCCGAGCGTGCCCAGAGTCGACTCTCGGACGATGTCGTGGCCGACCGGCTCGAGGCGGTCGCCGACGTTAACGCGATGATCGAGGCCAAGCTGGGCGATTACGGCGAAGGAGATGGGGACGACCCGCGCGCCTCGAAGGCCCAACTGGTCGACGCCATGGAACGCGTTGCAGGCGACGCCGCCATCGTCGACGAGGGCGTCACCTCGAAGTTCGTCATGCTCAACCGGTGGGACCTCGAGCCCGAGCAGTACATTTCGAACAAGGGCGGCGGGCTCGGCTACGGGCTGCCGGCGGCGGTCGGGGCCGCCGTCGCGGAAGCACAGCGGGACGACCCGCAGGACGTGGTCGGTTTCGTCGGCGACGGCTCCTACCAGTACTATCCTCACACGATCTACAGCGCCGCTCGCTACGATCTCGATCTGACGGTCGTCATCTCAGACAACCGTAACTACCGCATCCTCAAGGACAACACGCTCGCGCTCATGGGCGGCGAAGAAGACGACTACGAGTTCGTCGGCATGGACTTCGAGCCGGAGGTAGATCTCGTAAAAAACGCCGAGAGCCACGGCGCACGTGCCGAACGGGTCGAGACGCCCGACGAGATCGAGGGGGCACTCGAGGACGCGCTGGCCCGCGACGGGCCGGACGTGCTCGACGTGCTGGTCCACGATTGA
- a CDS encoding helix-turn-helix domain-containing protein: MTDSVSEYLDQELQCIDLLECVHGLKELDRTVFRLLVTVDDPLTVDDVADGIGRDRSTAYRSISRLLDTGFVTQEQRNYESGGYYYVYRVREPDALAADMQRLLNDWYARTGMLIQEFEDTYESARDGRSPARHDE, translated from the coding sequence ATGACCGATTCGGTGAGCGAATACCTCGACCAAGAGCTGCAGTGTATCGATCTCCTCGAGTGCGTCCACGGGCTCAAAGAGCTCGATCGAACAGTGTTCAGGCTGCTGGTAACTGTGGACGACCCGCTGACGGTCGACGACGTCGCTGACGGCATCGGTCGTGACCGGTCGACCGCCTACCGGTCGATCTCCCGGCTGCTCGACACCGGGTTCGTCACCCAAGAACAGCGGAACTACGAGAGCGGCGGCTACTATTACGTCTATCGGGTGCGCGAACCGGACGCACTCGCAGCCGACATGCAACGACTTCTCAACGACTGGTACGCTCGCACCGGCATGCTGATTCAGGAGTTCGAGGATACCTACGAGTCCGCTCGTGACGGACGCTCGCCGGCCCGACACGACGAGTAG